GATGACGGCACGCGCGGCTTAAAACGCCTCTATGGTCTTAATTTGAATGTAAAGACGATGGAACCGGCGCTCCGGTATCAGGCGCTTGAAGCGGGCAAAAAATTATGTTGATAGTATGTTGATAGTATAATACAGGAATTGGAACCAACTACGCAGGCACGTCAAAAATATACGTCTCCTATAAATATATAGCATAATCAGCTATCGAATTCAAAAATTCTTGATCATGTGAAACAATAAATATTATTTTCTCATTGCTCTTACATTCATTGATCAGGCGGGATATATTAATCATATTGTAATAATCCATGCCGCTTGTCGGTTCATCAAAAAATAAAAGTTTGGAATTTTTACATAATACAGATGCTATTGCTACCCTTTGTTTTTGTCCACCTGACAAACTCATCGGATGACAATCTTTCAATTCATACAAATCGAGTTTTTTTAGAATATCTTCAACATAACTGATGTCAACATTTTTTATACCGAGACTTACTTCACTTATAACAGAGTCTGTAAAAAGTTGATGATTAACATCTTGCATTACAAGTGATGATATTTTAATCCTGTCTTTTTTCGAAAGTCTTTTGCCGTCTAAATAGATTTCATCCTTAGATTTTCTTTCGCAACCTATAAGGCATCGTAGCAATGTAGATTTACCAAGTCCATTTGTTCCCACTATGCCATATGTTTTACCCATTTCAAATAAGATATTTTTAAAAATCAATTTGTTATCTACACCATTAAACTTAAATTCAATATTTTTTATTTCAAAACTCCCCTTTTTTTGAATCTCTGGTACTATAAGTTTTGTTTTACTCTTATCTCTTAAACCTAACTCATTAAGTTTTTTAGATGGTATTTTCAGAAAATCTATTTTCGTATATTCCTTTTGTATTATACCATCTTGGATAAAAAAAACTCTATCTACAATATCCATAAGATAAAATATTCTATGCTCTGAAATTATAAGAATTTTTCCCGTATCTTTAAGTTTTATAAGCATTTCTTTTATAATCATAATATTTTCTTCATCAAGATTTGACGAAGGCTCATCTAAAACTATTATTTCCGTTCCCGATATATAACTTGCAGCAATACATAAAATCTGCTTTTCTCCACCTGAAAGCTTGAAAATATCTCTATTTAAAAGGTGGTTTATCGGAAATACCCCCAACATATCATTTAGTCTTTCATCCATTTGTTTTTTTGAAAGCCCTATGTTCTCTAAATAAAAAAGTAATTCAAGGGTAGTATTTATATTGAAAAAGTGTGTCTTTGGATTTTGAAATACGCTTGATACTAACATAGATATTTCATACAATTTAAGATTTTTAATATCTTTATTACCTATCCTGATGGATCCCTCCGTAGAAGCCCCATCATATCGTACAGCTAATCCATTGATAGAATTTATAATTGAAGATTTTCCGCTGCCGCTTTTCCCGGTAAATAATACACATTCGCCCTTCTTTACATTTAAAGAAATGTTTTTTAATACTTTGGAGGAATTTCCATAAGAAAAAGATAAATTTTTGATTTCTACCATAAAATTCCGCCGATAATCATAATCAGTATCAAAAGCACATAAACAAAATCGACTGTTTTCATTTTAACAGATATATACCTTGTTTTTTTAGTAGGATTTTCAATACATTTTGTTTCTGCTGCCTTTGCAATATCATCAGAAATATTAGACGATATAATAAGTAAAGGTACCATTACATACTCAATGTATGAAATCGGATTTTTAAATGTAATTCCTCTTATCCTCATAGCAAGTTTTATATTCCGGCTTTCTTCTTTAAATGATGGGAAAAACCTAAACATTACAGCAATTGGTATGGAAACAGTGCGAGGTAATTTAATTTTATCCATCGAAGATATTACACTTCCTACATCTGATGTTTTTACAAAAAAACTACCTGCACTAAATGGAAGATAAAACATCCTGCATACGGCAAATAACATAAAAAACATCATCAAAATTGCATTCATGTTTCTAATTACATCAAGATTAGGTATTATTGAAGAAAAAACACCAAAAAACAATATATTTTTCAAGGATTCTTTCTTCAATCCATTCTTATAAAAAAGAAACGAAATGAGAAGTATAATACCCCATTCAAAATAAATATTTACCTTCTGGAATACAGCAAACCCAAGTAAAAAAGTTACCAAAATCTTACTAATAGGATTGGGGTTATATGGGTTGTCCAAAAAAATGGGCATTATACAATACCTGCTTTTTCAAAATGCTTTTTCAAAAAAACTTTACCGATATATGCACCGACTATTCCACCGACAATTGCACCGATATATACTAAAATCATGCTTCGATAATTCACAAGTGCGATAAGTTTCATTATATAATCATGTCCCATTCCTCTTGTTTCAGCCAGTCCAATAACCTTATCTTTAGCCAACAATATTTGCATAAGGAAACCGCAAATCCAAGTATTGAACACGGCAAAGGAAAGCATATTACATTTGAAAGATTTATATTCTCCTTTTTTTCTTAACAGTTCGGCAATCGCCATGCTTATTACAACATGTATCAATATTACATAAGTGTTTCCCATTGCAATAACAATAAAACCGCAAATCAGACCAAGTATAAACAATCCCCACGGCTTTTGAACTTTTGCCATAAAAAGCATAATGACTATACCTGTTATAATTCCCGCCAGTGTAGGATATGCCAAGTATAAAATCGGCACCATACCAACCATTCCCGAAAGGAACATAAGCACAAAATATATTACTGTAAACACGCCTATTGTAACTAAATCCTTAATTACTAATTTTTCCATTTTCATAATATCCTCCTAAATCAACACCTCCGACGCAAGCGTCGGGGTATGTTGTTCTCATAAGGTGGTTGCAGTCGGCTTTAATACCCTTTGTTACGACGCAAGCGTCGGGGTATTAAACCCTCCGCACGAATAAACTTTTACCGAACGTTTGATTTTTCAAGCATCGCTTTGTAAAATTCCGATGTTTTGCAAAGTTCATCGTCTGTACCGACCGCCTCTATTTTTCCGGCATGTAATAAAACAATTTTATTTGCATTTCTTATTGTTCTTAGTCTATGAGCAATAACTATGACTGTTTTTTCTTTGATAAGTTCGGATAAAGCTTCTTGAATAAGACTTTCATTTTCAACATCAAGAGATGCCGTCGCTTCATCAAGCAGTATAATCGGTGCGTCTTTCAAGATAGCCCTTGCTATTGATATTCTTTGTCTTTCGCCGCCTGAAAGTCTTTGTCCGTTCTCCCCTATTAGCGTATCTATCCCTTCCGGCATTTTATTGATAAATTCATAGCATTTTGCTATTTTAGCCGCTCTCATAATTTCTTCATCTGTAGCATCCTTTTTGCCGATTTTAATGTTATCTTTTATGCTTGAATTAAAGAGGGTAACATCTTGAAATACTATAGAAAAATTTTTGAGGAGCGTTTCCGGATCAACCTTACCGATATCCTCTCCGCCTATCAAAATCTTCCCTCTATCTATATCCCAAAATCTTGCGGCGAGCTTGGTAAGAGTTGTTTTTCCGCTTCCGCTTGAACCGATGAGCGCAGTGATTTCACCTTGCTTTGCGGTAAAACTCACACCATTTATTACGGAATAATCATCATACCCAAAATAAACATCTTTAAATTCGATATCATAATTTTTAATTTCCATACTCTTTTTGCCTTCTTGAATAGGCATGGTTTTTATTTCTTTTATTCTTCCAACCACGGCATCAAGCATAACTATCATGGACATAAAAGAGATTATCCCCTCTATAGGAAGATATATGCTTGTCGTCAGCATTAAAAAAGCTATATAAACCAGCACGCTTACTTCACCGGTCATAAGCATGTTTACACCGATAACGGCAACACTTATAATACCAAGCTTTAAAATTGCAGTCGCTATTCCGATAAGTATTCCCGCAACAATTTCACCCTTCGTTTTCTGTTTTGTAGACATATTTAATTTTTTAAAAAAATCATTGAGCATCCGCTCTTCTAAATTGTAAGATTTTATTTGTTCTATCTGCTCGATCTTTTCCTGCAAATCATCAAATACCTTGCGATTATCATCTATCCACTTTTGTACTATTTTTTTCTGACTTTCCCTTGATAAGAATATTATTAGGAGTGAAATCGGAATGACCCACAATGCTGCAAGAGCTAATTTCCAATTATAGATAATGAGCATTAAAGCGATAACACTTGTGGAGATAGCAGTTGCGTATATATGAGGGACGGCATGAGAAAAAATTGTTTCATATAAGTTCATGTCATTCATCATCGTTTCTGCAAGGTCTGCCAAATCTCTTTTACCAAAATAAGAAAGAGGCAATTTCTTTAATCTTTCCGCCAAATCGATCCTTGAATCCGCACTCTCGTTATACACATTGGTATATAGTCTTACATAATCCCATCTTGCGATGAAAAACATCACAATCATCATTACTACAATGAGCGCAATGTAATGGATAGGAGTAAAATGATAACTTTCAATACCTTTTAAGATTCCGATATACTGGAACAAAAACATAAAGGCAATCATCGGTGCAAATAATTTTGTGATATTAACAAAGGTATGCGACAAGATTGCTTTTTTTAAATTAATTGCACCTTTCTCCGACATAGCATATCTTTTCATAAAATAAGAAACCATGTTTTAACCCCCTATCTTCCAATTTACGGATTTTTGATATTCTTCCCAAAGCTTTTTATAATGCCCATTCATATTTATTAAATCCGCATGTTTGCCTTCTTCTATAATTTTACCTTTATCAATAACGAGAATCTTGTCCGCATCTATTACTGTAGATAGTCTGTGAGCAATCATTAGTGTTGTCTTGTTTTTTGACAACTTCTTAAAAGACTCCTGAATTAAATGTTCATTTTCGGGATCTGCAAAAGCGGTTGCTTCATCTAAAATGATAATATCCGCATCTTTAAGAAAAGCTCTTGCGATAGAAAGCCTTTGAGCTTCTCCGCCCGAAAAATATGTACCCTTTGTTCCGTAAACGGTATCAAGACCGTTTTCTAATCTTTCGATTATCTCTTTAGATCCTGAATTTATCAAAGCGCTCTCTATTTCTTCATCTGTTGCATCAGGCTTTCCAATGAGAAGATTTTCTCTTAAACTCATTTTAAATAGCTTTGAGTTTTGAAAAACAAAAGCGATTTTTTTCATTAAAGATTCTTTTTCGAAATCTTTTATGTTAATCCCCCCAATAAAAATTTCACCTGACTTAGTATCATAAAATCTGGCGGCAAGCCTTGCTACAGTAGTTTTACCGCTGCCTGATGAGCCGACTAAAGCAACTCTTTCTCCCTTGTTTACTTTAAATGAAATACTATCTAAAACATTTTCACCGCCATAAGAAAAACTTACATTTTTAAATTCGATTCCAACATCAGAGCTTGTCTTATCTCCATACATGAAATCATCAAATTCAAGTATATTTTCAATTTTGTTTAAAGCAAGCTCTGCAAAATAGCTGAATTGTGTAATCGTCGCCGATCTCATAATAAAAACGGCAAATGTCGGCCCTATCAGAAAATAAATCACAGAATCCGCAACCACATTAGATAAGTTGCCGTTACATTTTATTAACAATAAAGCTACGGGCACTAAGAAAAATGCTGTCGATGTGGAAACAGTTTCAAACCATGACATTTTATTCGTATAGCTCATTGTAAGCTTTAGTACGCCGTCTTTTATTTTTATGATTAATGAATATAGCTTATTAAAACTTTCGACACTTTGTGCAAATGTTTTTACAACAGGAATTCCCCGAACATATTCCACAGTCTGAGAAGACAATTCGGAAAGTTCTGCATAATATTCATCTTTCATTTTCTTGGTTTCGGATGTCATCATCGCTGACATTAATATCATGCCGATAATCATCGGTATCATACTTGCAAGTCCTAATTTCCAATTAAACATAAAGAAAAACACAAGCAGAACTATCGGCGATATAATCGTCATCGCCATATCCGGAAGCTGATGCGCTAAAAAAGAATGGGTTTCAGAAGCTCCGGAGACAATGACATTTCTTATCCTTCCGCTTTCTTTGTCGTCAAAATATCCGAGCGGCTTATGTATCAACTTTTTTACCGAAGTCTTAATGATAGTGTCTTCCACTTCAAATGCGAAAATATGGGATAAAACAAGACCGATAAGATATATACATAAACCCAACCCCGCGAATGCCGCTGCGTAAATTGAATTTTCCCTTACATAAGAAAAATCTACCGTTTCATTTAAAATTAAAGTATTTACAATCCTATGAATAAAAACCATAGGCATTAAAACCATAATACCTGAAACAGCAGACATAACCATGGCGATATAAAGCAAGACACTTTTTTTACCGGCATAAGGCATCAGTCTTTTTAGTATTGATTTTTTCTTATTCTTCAATGAATAATTCCTCCTTTCCTTTAAATCAGTAAGCTATATAAATATCCCGTTTAGACTAATCGGAAGAGCTGTCCTTTAAAACGTTTTAATATCATGTAGCTTTTTACTTGTTTTTATCTTTTATTTATTATATAATTAACAAAGAGTTCAGTCAATTAGCTATAGCTAACTATGTCTATTCAGGATAATGTCTATTCGGGATAAAAATATAAAACGGAGGTAGGCATGAGTGATTTTTACACCTTTGTTAAAAACTTTTTTTCTACAAATGAATGCACTGAGCATACGAAATACTCCTGTGCAGGACATACATTCTATTTTAATACGGATGATGCGGAAGGCATATATTGGTTTTATGAAGGTAAAAATTTTATAATTGATATTCATGATGTTTTCATAAAACAAGAGATTATCCACACAAGTTTTTCCGGTTTGGAGAATTTCTATTCCTTTTATTCATCTTATTTAGTTACGGCAAACGGAGAATGTTTTAATCCTTATCAAAATCTTTCTTCAAATTCACTCTATGTTGTAAATACAAAAAATTCTAAAAACTATCGGTTTATATTACACAAAAATTCTCCCTATTTAGGAATAGGTATAAATTTCGAACAATCTATGATAGACGAATGTTTCGCCTCTTACAAAGACAAAGTTTGTAACTATGAAAATTTATTTTTTAATACCAGCACTATTATAAACAAGCCCCTCGAAAGAATTGCAAAAGATATACTAAATTGTAAGATGGTGTCTCCTGCTGCTGAAATCTTTTTTGAGTCAAAGGCAAAAGAATGGTTGAGTATAACGATAGACGCATTTTTACATAAGTACAATAATCCAATATTCATCGCCGATGATAAAGCTTTGGAAATTGTCGCTAATTATATAGACGATCATTATGCAACCTCAATTCCGCAAAAAACTTTGGAAAAAATAGCGGCCATGAGCGGTACAAAGCTTAAAAAATTATTTAGACAAAAATATCAATGCACAATTACCGAATATACTCAAAGACGGCGAATGAATATGGCAGAAATTCTTCTATTAAATTCCTCTCTTAAAATTCAGGATATAGCTGAAGCTGTCGGTTATTCTTCTCATAGCAAATTCAGCACTTGCTTCAAAAAATACAAAGGAATGTATCCCAAAGATATAAAAAAACATAGCGTTAAGAATGCTTCTGTTTCCGATTGTACCTGTTCGAAAAAAAATACAATTTAACAAGAGGACAACCGTATTGGGAACCTCTAAAAACTTCAGTTTTGAGAGGTTTTCCTTAGATTTAATTTGCGATGTTGTGATGAAAAATGTACTTCCTTGTACATTTTTCATCAGCGAGTTTCGGCACCGCCGAAACATCGCTACTGCCTAGAACCACCGCCATCCGTGGCGGGGCTGTTCCGCAGGAATGGAGCGATAGCGGAACCCCGAAAAGCCTGTTTTTTGCGATGTGTCGCAAAAAGTCGCCCTAAAAATACAGTATGATAAAACAAAATATTCAAAGCAAATATAAATATAAGGAGAATGTCATGGAAACAAAGACAAACAAATTGAATGCGCGGGATTTTATTTTTATCGGAATCTTCGCTGCGGTTGCACTATTAATTTTCTTTATTCGTGCGGAGGCTTTAATACCCCCGATGCTCTGCGTCGTAATAAAGGGTATTAAAGCTGACTGCAACCACCTTATAAGAACAACATACCCCGATGCCCTGCGTCGGGGTTGTTGATTACGGGAGCACTCGCTGCATTAACGCTTTTCGGCACGATAGCCAATATCCCGATTACGCTGTTTTTTGTATCGATAGCATTTATGCTGGCGGTATCAAAGGTAAGAAAAACGGGCGTCTTTTTTATTATGGGGATAATTATCGTTTTACCGGGATTTATGGCAGCAAACGGAATAGGCGTCGGCCTTTCAATTATCGGCTGGTTCATTGCGGAGACTCTTGCGTCAACGATGAAGTACAAAGATAAAAAAGCAATTATTCTGTCCTATGTGCTGGGCTCCACATTGCAGACAGCCTTGTTCACCCTGCCTATGTATCTTTCGCATGGAGAATACTTTGTGCAAAGAAAGGAGATTTTACATTTAACGGATGAAGCTTTACAACAGTATTTGCAAGTTGTGGGTTCATGGCAGATGTACGGTTCAATGATTGCATTAACAGTTATAACAAGTTTCGTGGGAGCGTGGCTTTCTATGCGGATATTGAAAAAACATTTTGAAAAAGCGGGGATGGTATAGGAAAAATTGGCAATGGGTAATTATAAATTGAACTTATGAATCCTTTGCGTTTAAATTCTATAATATATAGACCCTTGAATAATAGAAGACGATGAGTTCAAAATAGAAAATATAAGTTTTGACATTGCTGAGAACACGATGACCGCGCTTGTAGGAGAATCGGGAAGCAGTAAGACGACGGTTACGAATTTGCTGTTGCGGTTTTACGATGTGCAAGGCGGAAGTATTACACTCCGCGATACGCTTGAGTTATTGGCTTAAGAAAAACACTTAATCACTATTGTAGTGAAAAATATTTTGCTTCATTCTTTTTTATTTAAGAATTTGAGCGAAAGCAGGTAATAGTGAGAAGTTATGAAAAAATAACCGACTTGTATGAAAGACTGACTCGATATGATGAACTACAAGGTGAGAGCAATTCTATCATTAATGTGTCTGATTTATGAGGATATGATACTGGAGAAAAATTATTAGAAATCTTGTTGACAAATATTGTAAAATAATTTATAATAAGTACACGTACAATAAAAGGAGAAAGTACAATGGAATTTAGTTTTAGTTTGAAAATCAAAACAGTAAAAGAAGATGTGTGGGAGTATTATGCAAATATTGAAAAATGGTATGACTGGGAAAAAGACCTAAAAAATATTACATTAAAAGATGGGTTTAAGACAGGTTCATATGGAACTATGGAACTTGAAGGAATGCCCCCTATGGAATATCAGCTTACTCTTGTAAGACCTTTTGAAGAATTTTGGGATAAAACAGAAACTCCGTTTGGAGATATTCTTTTCGGTCATCAAATAATTGATAACAATGATGGGAGCGTCACTATAAAACATACTGTAACTTTAGATAGTGAAGACCAACAACATTTGGAATTTTTAAGCCAAGTTTTTTCAGATGTTCCTCACTCTATATTTATTCTAAAAAATTG
The DNA window shown above is from Treponema denticola and carries:
- a CDS encoding ABC transporter ATP-binding protein — protein: MVEIKNLSFSYGNSSKVLKNISLNVKKGECVLFTGKSGSGKSSIINSINGLAVRYDGASTEGSIRIGNKDIKNLKLYEISMLVSSVFQNPKTHFFNINTTLELLFYLENIGLSKKQMDERLNDMLGVFPINHLLNRDIFKLSGGEKQILCIAASYISGTEIIVLDEPSSNLDEENIMIIKEMLIKLKDTGKILIISEHRIFYLMDIVDRVFFIQDGIIQKEYTKIDFLKIPSKKLNELGLRDKSKTKLIVPEIQKKGSFEIKNIEFKFNGVDNKLIFKNILFEMGKTYGIVGTNGLGKSTLLRCLIGCERKSKDEIYLDGKRLSKKDRIKISSLVMQDVNHQLFTDSVISEVSLGIKNVDISYVEDILKKLDLYELKDCHPMSLSGGQKQRVAIASVLCKNSKLLFFDEPTSGMDYYNMINISRLINECKSNEKIIFIVSHDQEFLNSIADYAIYL
- a CDS encoding energy-coupling factor transporter transmembrane component T, translating into MPIFLDNPYNPNPISKILVTFLLGFAVFQKVNIYFEWGIILLISFLFYKNGLKKESLKNILFFGVFSSIIPNLDVIRNMNAILMMFFMLFAVCRMFYLPFSAGSFFVKTSDVGSVISSMDKIKLPRTVSIPIAVMFRFFPSFKEESRNIKLAMRIRGITFKNPISYIEYVMVPLLIISSNISDDIAKAAETKCIENPTKKTRYISVKMKTVDFVYVLLILIMIIGGILW
- a CDS encoding MptD family putative ECF transporter S component, yielding MKMEKLVIKDLVTIGVFTVIYFVLMFLSGMVGMVPILYLAYPTLAGIITGIVIMLFMAKVQKPWGLFILGLICGFIVIAMGNTYVILIHVVISMAIAELLRKKGEYKSFKCNMLSFAVFNTWICGFLMQILLAKDKVIGLAETRGMGHDYIMKLIALVNYRSMILVYIGAIVGGIVGAYIGKVFLKKHFEKAGIV
- a CDS encoding ABC transporter ATP-binding protein; this encodes MVSYFMKRYAMSEKGAINLKKAILSHTFVNITKLFAPMIAFMFLFQYIGILKGIESYHFTPIHYIALIVVMMIVMFFIARWDYVRLYTNVYNESADSRIDLAERLKKLPLSYFGKRDLADLAETMMNDMNLYETIFSHAVPHIYATAISTSVIALMLIIYNWKLALAALWVIPISLLIIFLSRESQKKIVQKWIDDNRKVFDDLQEKIEQIEQIKSYNLEERMLNDFFKKLNMSTKQKTKGEIVAGILIGIATAILKLGIISVAVIGVNMLMTGEVSVLVYIAFLMLTTSIYLPIEGIISFMSMIVMLDAVVGRIKEIKTMPIQEGKKSMEIKNYDIEFKDVYFGYDDYSVINGVSFTAKQGEITALIGSSGSGKTTLTKLAARFWDIDRGKILIGGEDIGKVDPETLLKNFSIVFQDVTLFNSSIKDNIKIGKKDATDEEIMRAAKIAKCYEFINKMPEGIDTLIGENGQRLSGGERQRISIARAILKDAPIILLDEATASLDVENESLIQEALSELIKEKTVIVIAHRLRTIRNANKIVLLHAGKIEAVGTDDELCKTSEFYKAMLEKSNVR
- a CDS encoding ABC transporter ATP-binding protein, producing the protein MKNKKKSILKRLMPYAGKKSVLLYIAMVMSAVSGIMVLMPMVFIHRIVNTLILNETVDFSYVRENSIYAAAFAGLGLCIYLIGLVLSHIFAFEVEDTIIKTSVKKLIHKPLGYFDDKESGRIRNVIVSGASETHSFLAHQLPDMAMTIISPIVLLVFFFMFNWKLGLASMIPMIIGMILMSAMMTSETKKMKDEYYAELSELSSQTVEYVRGIPVVKTFAQSVESFNKLYSLIIKIKDGVLKLTMSYTNKMSWFETVSTSTAFFLVPVALLLIKCNGNLSNVVADSVIYFLIGPTFAVFIMRSATITQFSYFAELALNKIENILEFDDFMYGDKTSSDVGIEFKNVSFSYGGENVLDSISFKVNKGERVALVGSSGSGKTTVARLAARFYDTKSGEIFIGGINIKDFEKESLMKKIAFVFQNSKLFKMSLRENLLIGKPDATDEEIESALINSGSKEIIERLENGLDTVYGTKGTYFSGGEAQRLSIARAFLKDADIIILDEATAFADPENEHLIQESFKKLSKNKTTLMIAHRLSTVIDADKILVIDKGKIIEEGKHADLINMNGHYKKLWEEYQKSVNWKIGG
- a CDS encoding helix-turn-helix domain-containing protein, producing the protein MSDFYTFVKNFFSTNECTEHTKYSCAGHTFYFNTDDAEGIYWFYEGKNFIIDIHDVFIKQEIIHTSFSGLENFYSFYSSYLVTANGECFNPYQNLSSNSLYVVNTKNSKNYRFILHKNSPYLGIGINFEQSMIDECFASYKDKVCNYENLFFNTSTIINKPLERIAKDILNCKMVSPAAEIFFESKAKEWLSITIDAFLHKYNNPIFIADDKALEIVANYIDDHYATSIPQKTLEKIAAMSGTKLKKLFRQKYQCTITEYTQRRRMNMAEILLLNSSLKIQDIAEAVGYSSHSKFSTCFKKYKGMYPKDIKKHSVKNASVSDCTCSKKNTI